The following DNA comes from Musa acuminata AAA Group cultivar baxijiao chromosome BXJ1-4, Cavendish_Baxijiao_AAA, whole genome shotgun sequence.
ATAGATCAGAGCTGGAGTCACTCCCTCCTCCATCCTCCTCTTCCATCCTCATGGCCAACTCTTCTTTCTCCATGAACTCTTCACTCGCCAATGCTTCTTCCTTGGATAACCCATCACCATTTCCATTAACCCCGCACTTGTTCTCAGGACAACCATCCATGGACTTGGGTCTCTCAGCTGGCCAGACCTCGCTTGTCACCCTGTTGTGGTACCAAGCTTCTCTCTGTGAGCTGAAATGAACAGGCTTCTGGTGCCCGTTGGTCCTGCCATTGGAGTAACCCTCGTTGCTTCTGATGGTCTGGGAATAGCTGATGCTGCTTCTTCTCCTCCCTGCCTGCATCTCCTTCAGATTTCGATCTTTCTCCGACTGTGATTTCTTCTCGTAGATAGTTTGATTGAAGAAAGAGCACAGACAGGTAGCTAACTTACGACACTTGTTGTCATCCTTGCGCTGGTTCTCACCCTTCTTGGACTGCCGGGGGAGGATGGCTCTTAGTACTATATCCAAACTCTTCCTACCTGCAACCCAACTCACTCTATCTTCTCCCATGGCTCCCTCCACCGGAGAAGTACCGTGTCGCCTCGAAGACGCCAATCTCATCCGAGTCACCTTGGCGTTGAGCCACCACGGACAGCCTCGAGGGGAGGGGCCGGGAGAAAGAGGGCATGAATGCGTGGTGTGGTGCTTGGGATGATGGTGGTGGAAGAGCTGCACCCCTCTTTTGGCTACACTGACCATCACAAGAGAGATGCATGCTCGAGGGTGCTTTGGCTTTGGGAGATCTCTCCACTCGATGCTATTTATGCTGCTGTGGTTGGTCCATACACAGTGGCAGCAGTGGAACAAAATGTGATCTTGAACAGTACACAACCTGGAAATTGTCTCTCAACAGGTTGAGATAGTAAAACGTCTCTACAGTGTCTGTGATCCGAAAGAGACAGTTTGTCGTGCAATGAGTTCCATCCATATGCTTTTGGATTTCGAGAGCCCAAACCATGACATTGACAGGGGCGATAGGAAAAGACAGAACACAAAGTTAGACGGGATGAAGAATGCTTGTATTCGATGTGTCGGTTACCACTCCTTATATACACTTAGTCAACATAgtgataaagaaaataataaataaatccttaaaataattatattaatcatCTAAATTTGTGGAACTGACAATATTTTCTGATTGCCTTAAATTTATTGAGTGATATAAAAGGATTCTTTCTTAATGGAGTGATTTGATGTTAAAAGATTAATCGAGGGTTTTGTAAGGATGTTATCAACTTGATTATATGTAGATATACGAGTAACTTGAAGAGAATCATTTGTAATCTTatcttgaataaaataataattgagGATGACATGCTTAGTGAAATATCGGATTAGCACGTAAATAATTCGCACCAATATTATCACAAAGAAGACGAGGAGGTTGACCAAGCGACATGCCCAACTCAGATGGAAGATTAGTGAGCTAAGGTAACTTAGCCATAGTAGAGGAAATAGAGTGATATTCAACTTCCATGGATGACCAGGCAATTGTCTATTGCTTTTTAGAGCACCATGCTATTGGGTTGGCTTTAATAAAAATGACATAAGCCAAGATGAATATAAAGTCATCACAATTATTGACCAAAGTAGTATCAGAATAAATAAAAAGAACGAGCGATTGGGAACATCATATAATAAGGTCATGAGAGATAGTAATGTTTGAGATATCCAAGAAGACGCTTGGGAATTGTCCAATGAGTTGAGCAAGTTTATTGACGATATAAGAAATGTTTGACTATGTAAGTGATAAGAATTGCATGACACTAATGAGAATATGATATTCGATAGTATCTATAGGAGGAGAGCTATCGTTAAGGACCAAAATTGTTGTGGTGTTGAGAGGTGTGATTATCTCTTTGATGTCCTACATCTTTAATTGCTTAAGTAGATCTTGAATATAATTTTGTTGTAAGAGAAAGATGCTTTTAGCAATAGATATAACTTCAACTCCCCAAGTAGTAGTGAAGATTATCAAGATCTTTAATTGAGAATCTCCTAGAGAGAGCAACAATGGCATAATAAATAAACAGCTTGAAATTTTCTATGATTAATAAGTCATCTATATAGACAAGAATATAAATTGTGGTAGACTtatcaatataaaaaaataaagtatcAAATTTAGAGTTAATAAAGCCAAGGGTGAGAATAAAGTTCTTCAATTAATGAAACCAAGCGCAAGGTACACACACATGATTGGGCAAGAGGCATCAACAAAGCCCAGCAGTATCAGCCATCCATGAGTGAGAACAAGAGAAAGAACAAGCTGAGTTATTTGTGATTTGATTATAGGGTTGAAAGTTTCATAATAGTCTACTATAGGAAGTTGATGAAATCCTTTGGTGATAAATCGACCTTCACAAAACTTTCATCCAAATTTCGTTTGATTATAAAAATTCATAATAGTCTCCTCTAGGAAGTTGATGTTTTGATTGGAGGCATTAGGAACAAACTcccaaattatattctttatgagAGCATTAAATTCATCACATATGGCTTCTCTTCTCTCCACTTTGGATCTGTTTCATAGCTTGAGTGACAGAGGAGGATTCAAGTTGAAGAAATGAGGTGTTTCTAGAGTTGGATAAAATGATAGACCATACCTCTTGAAGGTGACTCACTCACTCAAAGGTAAGCCAAAAGATGCTCTTGTAGTGGTGTGTTTGCCTGATGAAGATCAACCACCAATGGTAAGTCACTAACTTGCATCGACTCAAGCGACGGATATATCCGAATAGAAACCGAATGAAGTTGATGCATGCATCAAACTTGGCAGTGACTCATAAAATGGAAGGTGAGGATTCATGATTACCTACCAAAGAAGGTGGGTTTTGGAAAGACGTGTTAGAAGAATCACAAATATAAATGGATTGAGTTGGTAAAGAATATTAAGTAATAGGAATTTCATAATTTAGAGATTACAATGATGGTGACATATTTGACTAATTTGAGATGATTTATGGATTTATCTTATTATCATTTGTGAATGTGGATGTGGATGGAATTTGACTTCAACCAATTGAACATGATGTGAAAAAGTAAATCTCAAGTTCAATTAGATCGAAACAAATATaagaattattgatatttaaatAACCTAGAGAAAATGTTATTCTAATTTATGTTTGTTATAAGGTTGAAGCCATAGATACCAAAGACATCTAAATATTCATAATTATTCTTAAGAATAGGTATTGGTAGTCGATTAacaagattaataaaaaaaaattaaatacataGATCTAAAGGATAAAAGAAGAGGTGTTCAACGAAGGAGGTAAGTCTGTTTTAACGATATGTCGATGATGATGTTCAACAGATGTTATATGCTAGGGGGTATAGGGAGGAAAGTTCTTTAAAGTATTGAATTTCATGATTTTCAAATATAGATTTTAGACTTTAGTATTCTTTTCAACCATTTGAATATATTGTATTAATAGATACTTCAAAGAACTTTTTTatcatagttttaaattaaaaaaaaaagagagaaaacatcAAATTTATGAGCCATTAGGAATAAAGATGAATATATTGTGAAATGATCAACATAAATAACATAAAAGGAAAGATGATCCATTCCATAAATTGGAGATGGACCCCAAACATCATCGATGTAGATGAGATCCAAAGATCATGATTTTCTAAAGTTGAGACACCAAACAgtaatttatgatttttatttaaattacaaGAATTACAAAATGAAAACTTGGATTTACTCATATGAATAACAAGATTAAAATTTGGGATAGAATATGATAAGAGTACTGGACGGATGACCATCATGCCAATGATTGAAGTTCTGACTCCAATACTCATAAGGCTACTCATTTGTGTTTGAAAtcctttataaaaataaatagaaaCTAATTTTATTATATGAATGGAACATATAAAACATTTGAAAGTGAAAATAAATTTAAAGATTTGGGAAGAGTAGCGGTGCTAGTACGTGTAATATGTAAACCTAAATCATCAccaataataatatcatttgGCCCGTCATATGATCGgtgaatatttaaaaaaaaattaatcttatGTGACATGATGAGAAGCTACAAAATCCAACAACTAATTTGAGGTAAAGGCACCATTTGCCATGGTGTGATTAGCAATGTTACATGACAATATAGCCTTGTCTAGCAATAAGAAACAAGAGGAGTAATAAGAAAAGACAAAACACATAAAGGGATGAAAAAGCTTGTATTCAAAGACCTAAAATAATtacattaataatttaaatttatggaattgaTTCCGTGAAGATTTTTTCTTAATATTGATTGAGCTACAAACGTAGAACATAAGAAGATAGCTTACCAGACATTACTGTCATAGAAGAGATGGGACCTTCAACCTCCAAAAGACTAGTCTTAGAAGATCCATGCTAACCCTATATAAAGATCATGAGTACTAGTTCTTTAGATCTACGACtacccgaagaagaagaagaagaagaagaaggattagGATGTACACTCGCATTCACAGGGTGTATCTGTATCCAATATCGAAAGGCAGGACCAGTGGCAGATCAACCACAAGAAAGGGACATGAAGACCACCAGATTTCACATGCATTGGGTAATCAGGTAGTGTCATTTCATGCAAAGTCTTCCACCGATCTGGTTTGAGGCTCATCCAAACCTCTCTTGTCTGTGATCTCCTGTGAGGTTGCTTTCCTCAGTCGACTCCCCCTGGTTCTAATTGCCAGTACTTTCTGGCTTAGCAATCTAATGCTGCAGCTTCCACTCATTGAAGTACTTACTATCTTTGACTGCAGATGTACTTGCTTTCTCTTCCTCAGATCCACatatattagagagagagagagcgagagagagagagagagagagagagagagagagagaggagttcaaTAATAGTTGCTCAGTATTGGATGTGCCCTCGGCTTCCTTtggaggatgaggaagaagaaagcaACATCTCATGTTTAGCTCCAAACTATGGTTTGTCTCTTCTTGAGGAAATACTGAATCCAAACATCTCCACAAACTCCATTATTTTGTTGTTTTTTGTGGTCAGATAATACTTTTCTTGTATTATTTGGGTGCCACCAAATCCTGCTTGGTATACCATAACATGATtactgaattctttcttaattatTGGGACATTTTTTTTGTTAGCATGAGCTAATTCCTCTAAAATACATATTTAAGAATGTATAATTAGTCGGacttagatttataattttttaaattataaacaatGATAATGATTTTTTTCTTTCGTACCGATGTTTACGCGTCATGTTTACtcgaaaatatttttattaaatatgacCTGAGTTCAAATaggaaaaataataaatcaagtttgtttttcatatatgatgaaatttattggtATAGTTGTCATCATTTATATTCATAAATCATCAATCATAAAAACTTATTGGTATAGTTGTCATAACTTGTTGGACCAATAGGCTCTACCTAAATGAGTTCTTTGGTTGAATTCAAATAGGAAGTGTCATCACCATAATACAAAGTTTGGAAATAGTATATttgttattataaattttaatatagtaTCTATATCATCTCAAATATTAAGATCCTTCGCCtatacaattattattattattattattattattattattatttatacaaaTTTCCAAGCTAATTATTTTCTAGTTATGATTAACACTACTTTGTTTGAGTTCAAGAAGTCGTGACTTAAGTCGGTGCGTGAAGTGTTAATTATTCTCCGTCTTTGAGAACGACACCGAACTGAACAATCTGCACCTAACACGTGGCGATTTCCTCCATGGTTGCGGGGTCGATTGTGAAATGGACGATCGAGATCAAATGGGTATCTGTGCGGGTTTGTCGGGTGGGTATAAATAGCGTTTCCGCATATAATAAAGAGTCTATCATGATGAGAAGACTCCTCGATAATTGAACGAAGAAACCCAAAATGTTTGGGTACTCGACTTATTTCAACCCGAATTGTTGACCCACTTCTATCAAATCCCTTACTGTTAACTGGGCCCACAACGTCGAGTTCTTGTTTGGGGTAGGTAGTCATCAGGTGCGTGTTGTAATCAAATGAAAAGGGCCATCAGCGCTCTTGACTCGAGTCTTGCTGCCTGCCTTCTATTTGGCCTTCGCTGCCTTTCCCCTTCCCACCTACGCTGAGAAGCCATGGAGGGCCTGAGGAAGCTACTGGTGGAGAAGGCGAGGGAGGTGAAGGGGGCGGACGAGCTCAAGGAGAGCGTGACGGAGTTTGTCAAGGAGAAGCTCGCGCAGCTGATCCATGTGTTGCAGGACGCCATCGGGTTCCTGGCGGAGAAGCTGGACCTTGTCTTCCCGCCTGAGACCAGAGCCGAGACGCTGCACCGATGGCTGCACGTTGGCTTAACGGTGGTCCTTCCCGTGGCTGTTGTGCTCCTCTGtctctactgctgctgctgccgcggcAACCGCTGCTGCTGCGGCGGCGGCAGCCGCGGCACTGGCCGGATGATGAGAGCGCCCGGGCGGCACGGCGCCGTCATGCCCCGGGCATCCTTCGAGAGCGACCCCCGGGGTTACTTCATCAACCTTCGAGCCAAGAAGGATCTTGTGTTCTAGAAGAACACTACATGATAAATgcatggggagagagagagagagagagttgtcttCTAAGTATGGAGTTGTGTGTGGGCTCTGAGAGTGTGTGTCTATGCTGTGCGTGCTTCAGATGGAAGTAATAAGCTGTGTTAGATGTCATTTCTTGTTTATCTCTTTGGAGAAATTGTGTTTCAATTGGCAGTGTTGAGATCTACCGCTTTGGAGTTGCCTTATGGCATCTATAAGACATGGCCTTTGTTCACTACTTTTCTCCACTTTTGTGGATTAAAGATGAAGGCTCCTGCAAATCCAAT
Coding sequences within:
- the LOC103975481 gene encoding uncharacterized protein LOC103975481; the protein is MEGLRKLLVEKAREVKGADELKESVTEFVKEKLAQLIHVLQDAIGFLAEKLDLVFPPETRAETLHRWLHVGLTVVLPVAVVLLCLYCCCCRGNRCCCGGGSRGTGRMMRAPGRHGAVMPRASFESDPRGYFINLRAKKDLVF